The Fusobacterium varium genome window below encodes:
- a CDS encoding glycosyltransferase family 9 protein — protein MIRKLNRIFQDYMREKRLKIGRYIWDRKEKKEKIVAGNFIEKNSIKSILFLRYDGKIGDMVVNTVMFREIKKQYPSMKIGVVARGAAKEIIKNNPYIDKIYNYEKNSKKIKELANEISKEEYDLLIDFSEMLRVNQMMLINLCKARYNMGLNREDWKLFDKSYSFPKGEFHIVEVYKKVLEEIGIKNPNLDYDLHFTEKEKQNVEVLLNNFRDKKIFVLNPFAASKHRDFNREKIKGIIDIILKKENRVVFLIGEKKREEEIENIIKEYSEDVFFAKLDSIMETAFLIKKADFVITPDTSIVHIAAAFKKKMIAVYREDLNIEVKNKNLWSPNYSGAVQVFSRDLDVKKGEESDINKFKLEEIDKIINN, from the coding sequence ATGATACGAAAATTAAACAGAATTTTTCAAGATTATATGAGAGAAAAAAGATTAAAAATAGGAAGATATATTTGGGATAGAAAAGAAAAAAAAGAAAAGATAGTAGCTGGAAATTTTATTGAAAAAAATAGTATAAAATCAATTCTCTTTTTAAGATATGATGGTAAAATAGGAGATATGGTAGTTAATACTGTTATGTTTAGAGAAATAAAGAAACAGTATCCAAGTATGAAGATAGGAGTTGTAGCAAGAGGAGCAGCTAAAGAGATAATAAAAAATAATCCATATATAGATAAGATATATAACTATGAAAAAAATAGTAAAAAGATAAAAGAATTAGCTAATGAGATAAGTAAAGAAGAATATGATTTATTGATAGATTTTTCGGAAATGTTAAGAGTAAATCAAATGATGTTAATTAATTTATGTAAGGCTAGATATAATATGGGATTAAATAGAGAGGATTGGAAATTATTTGATAAAAGTTATAGTTTTCCTAAAGGAGAGTTTCATATTGTAGAAGTTTATAAAAAAGTTTTGGAAGAGATTGGAATAAAGAATCCTAATTTAGATTACGATTTACATTTTACAGAGAAAGAAAAGCAAAATGTTGAAGTATTATTAAATAATTTTAGAGATAAGAAAATTTTTGTATTAAATCCATTTGCAGCTAGTAAACATAGAGATTTTAATAGAGAAAAAATTAAAGGGATAATTGATATAATTTTAAAAAAAGAGAATAGAGTAGTATTTTTAATTGGAGAGAAGAAACGTGAAGAAGAGATAGAAAATATTATAAAAGAGTATTCGGAAGATGTTTTTTTTGCAAAATTGGATAGTATTATGGAAACAGCTTTTTTAATAAAAAAGGCAGATTTTGTAATAACACCAGATACTTCAATAGTTCATATTGCAGCAGCTTTTAAGAAAAAAATGATAGCTGTATATAGAGAAGATTTAAATATAGAAGTGAAAAATAAAAATTTATGGAGTCCAAATTATAGTGGTGCAGTTCAAGTTTTTTCTAGAGATTTAGATGTGAAAAAAGGGGAAGAATCAGATATAAATAAATTTAAGTTGGAAGAGATTGATAAGATAATCAATAACTAG
- a CDS encoding polysaccharide deacetylase family protein encodes MYHQFVKNKRAGGKIKLFVTEKTFELQLKILKFLNYETITFEELKSIGLQNRFFKKYIILTVDDGYKDNYEILFPLLKKYSMKAVIFLVSGLNYNKWTIESDNEKKFYLMSTEEILEMQDSGLVEFGGHTLTHLDFHKAEKEIAEREIREDKEITEERLNKKLTVFAYPYGHRKEETKKLVKEAGYDFAVSTDTGAGIFTDDLYDIRRTAIDKTSLLDFFRKISPRYAQYKAKKYKNKRG; translated from the coding sequence ATGTATCATCAATTTGTAAAGAATAAAAGAGCTGGAGGAAAAATAAAACTTTTTGTAACTGAAAAAACTTTTGAACTACAATTAAAAATACTAAAATTTTTAAATTATGAAACAATTACATTTGAAGAGTTAAAAAGTATAGGACTTCAAAATAGATTTTTTAAGAAATATATAATTTTAACTGTTGATGATGGCTATAAAGATAACTATGAGATATTGTTTCCTTTATTAAAAAAATATAGTATGAAAGCAGTAATTTTTTTAGTTTCAGGTTTAAATTACAATAAATGGACAATAGAAAGTGACAATGAAAAGAAATTTTATTTGATGTCAACAGAAGAAATACTAGAAATGCAAGATAGTGGACTGGTAGAATTTGGTGGACATACTTTGACACACTTAGATTTTCATAAAGCAGAAAAAGAGATAGCAGAAAGAGAGATAAGAGAGGATAAAGAGATAACAGAGGAAAGATTAAATAAAAAATTAACTGTATTTGCTTATCCTTATGGACATAGAAAAGAGGAAACTAAAAAATTAGTAAAAGAAGCAGGATATGACTTTGCAGTATCAACAGATACAGGAGCTGGAATTTTTACAGATGATCTATACGACATAAGAAGAACTGCTATTGATAAAACTTCTTTATTGGATTTTTTTAGAAAAATATCACCTAGATATGCTCAATACAAAGCAAAAAAATATAAAAATAAAAGAGGGTAA